The Peribacillus simplex genome contains a region encoding:
- a CDS encoding GDSL-type esterase/lipase family protein, whose protein sequence is MKKLAGLLIIVLVICFAAYEFQASESEDVQRVMAFGDSLTYGKGDKDGEGYIEGLEDELNNPQSKQKVSFWNYGIKGQETDGVMKQLDDYRIKTKLDEADTFIVYIGTNDLINSNGGNLEKISDRKIIEGKREYISHLKKITSTLIEANDKADILVVGLYNPIKDNQKLEKHIRDYNLSIKGIADKDKRMLFIPTNDLFEGKKKTEYFSDKLHPNEKGYQLIANRVLESYDFK, encoded by the coding sequence ATGAAAAAATTGGCAGGTTTATTGATTATTGTATTGGTTATATGTTTTGCTGCATATGAATTTCAGGCCTCGGAGTCGGAAGATGTGCAAAGGGTGATGGCTTTTGGAGATTCATTAACCTATGGAAAAGGGGATAAGGACGGGGAAGGATATATAGAAGGCCTTGAGGATGAATTGAATAATCCGCAATCGAAACAAAAAGTGAGTTTTTGGAATTACGGTATAAAAGGCCAGGAAACGGATGGTGTGATGAAACAGCTTGATGATTACCGCATTAAAACGAAACTTGATGAAGCCGATACTTTCATCGTTTATATTGGAACGAATGACTTGATCAATAGTAATGGAGGGAACTTGGAGAAAATAAGTGACCGAAAAATCATTGAAGGTAAACGGGAGTATATCAGCCATCTGAAAAAGATTACATCAACATTGATAGAGGCAAACGATAAAGCGGATATCCTGGTAGTAGGACTATATAACCCAATTAAAGACAATCAAAAACTTGAAAAGCACATTCGAGATTATAACCTGTCAATAAAGGGAATAGCGGATAAAGATAAAAGGATGTTATTCATTCCTACTAATGATCTTTTTGAAGGTAAAAAGAAAACAGAGTATTTCAGTGATAAGTTACATCCGAATGAAAAAGGGTATCAGCTCATTGCGAATCGGGTTTTGGAAAGTTATGATTTCAAATGA